From a single Phocoena sinus isolate mPhoSin1 chromosome 1, mPhoSin1.pri, whole genome shotgun sequence genomic region:
- the NUF2 gene encoding kinetochore protein Nuf2 isoform X1: METLSFPRYNVAEIVVHIRNKILTGADGKNLSKNDLSPNPKPEVLHMIYMRALQIVYGIRLEHFYMMPVNSEVMYPHIMEGFLPVSNLFINLDSFLPICRVNDFEIADILYPKAKRTSRFLSGIINFIHFREACRETYMEFLWQYKSSVDKMQQLNTAHQEAIMKLERLDSVPVEEQAEFKQLSDDIQELQQSLNQEFRQKTIVLQEGNSQKKSDISEKTKRLNELKLSVVSLKEVQESLKTKIVDSPEKLKNYKEKMKDTVQKLKNSRQEVMEKYEIYRDSVDCLPSCQLEVQLYQKKIQDLADNREKLTTILKESLNLEDKIESDESELKKLKTEENSFKRLMIVKKEKLATAQFRINKKHEDVKQYKRTVIEDCNKVQEKRGAVYERVTTINQEIQKIKFGIQQLKDAAEREKLKSQEIFLSLKAALEKYHEGIEKATEDCHTKIDEKTAELKKKMFRIST; this comes from the exons ATGGAAACTTTGTCTTTCCCCAGATATAATGTAGCTGAAATTGTGGTTCATATTCGAAACAAAATCTTAACAGGAGCTGATGGTAAAAACCTCTCCAAGAATGATCTTTCTCCAAATCCCAAG CCTGAAGTCTTGCATATGATCTACATGAGAGCTTTACAGATAGTATATGGAATTCGACTGGAGCATTTTTACATG ATGCCAGTGAACTCTGAAGTCATGTATCCACATATAATGGAAGGCTTCTTACCAGTCAGCAATCTGTTTATTAATTT GGACTCATTTCTGCCCATCTGTCGGGTGAATGACTTCGAGATTGCTGATATTCTATATCCAA agGCAAAACGGACAAGTCGGTTTTTAAGTGGCATTATCAATTTTATTCACTTCAGAGAAGCATGCCGTGAGACATACATGGAGTTTCTTTGGCAATAT AAATCTTCTGTGGACAAAATGCAGCAGTTAAATACTGCACACCAGGAGGCAATAATGAAATTGGAGAGACTTGA TTCTGTTCCAGTTGAAGAGCAAGCAGAGTTCAAGCAGCTTTCAGATGATATTCAGGAGCTGCAGCAGTCGCTGAATCAAGAGTTTCGTCAAAAAACG ATAGTGCTGCAAGAgggaaattcacaaaagaagTCAGATATTTCAGAAAAAACCAAGCGTTTg AATGAACTAAAATTGTCAGTGGTTTCTTTGAAAGAAGTACAAGAgagtttgaaaacaaaaattgtggattctccagagaagcttaagaattataaagaaaaaatgaaagatacaGTCCAGAAGCTTAAGAATTCCAGA caaGAAGTGATGGAAAAGTATGAAATCTATCGAGACTCTGTTGACTGCCTGCCTTCATGTCAGCTGGAGGTGCAGCtatatcaaaagaaaatacaggacCTTGCAGATAATAGGGAAAAATTAACCACTATCTTAAAGGAG AGCCTGAACTTAGAGGACAAAATTGAGAGTGATGAGTCAGAACTGAAGAAATTGAAGACTGAagaaaattcctttaaaagaCTGAtgattgtgaagaaggaaaaacttGCCACAGCACAGTTCAGAATAAATAAGAAGCATGAGGATGTCAAGCAGTACAAACGCACTGTGATTGA AGATTGCAATAAAGTTCAAGAAAAAAGAGGTGCTGTCTATGAGCGAGTAACCACAATTAATCAAGAaatccaaaaaattaaatttggaatTCAACAACTAAAAGATGCTGCTGAAAGGGAGAAACTGAAGTCTCAG GAAATATTTCTCAGCTTGAAAGCTGCTTTGGAGAAATACCATGAAGGCATTGAAAAGGCAACAGAGGACTGTCACACtaaaatagatgagaaaacagctgAACTGAAGAAAAAGATGTTCAGAATATCAACCTGA
- the NUF2 gene encoding kinetochore protein Nuf2 isoform X2, with the protein METLSFPRYNVAEIVVHIRNKILTGADGKNLSKNDLSPNPKPEVLHMIYMRALQIVYGIRLEHFYMMPVNSEVMYPHIMEGFLPVSNLFINLDSFLPICRVNDFEIADILYPKAKRTSRFLSGIINFIHFREACRETYMEFLWQYKSSVDKMQQLNTAHQEAIMKLERLDSVPVEEQAEFKQLSDDIQELQQSLNQEFRQKTIVLQEGNSQKKSDISEKTKRLNELKLSVVSLKEVQESLKTKIVDSPEKLKNYKEKMKDTVQKLKNSRQEVMEKYEIYRDSVDCLPSCQLEVQLYQKKIQDLADNREKLTTILKESLNLEDKIESDESELKKLKTEENSFKRLMIVKKEKLATAQFRINKKHEDVKQYKRTVIEDCNKVQEKRGAVYERVTTINQEIQKIKFGIQQLKDAAEREKLKSQVSCYLFPP; encoded by the exons ATGGAAACTTTGTCTTTCCCCAGATATAATGTAGCTGAAATTGTGGTTCATATTCGAAACAAAATCTTAACAGGAGCTGATGGTAAAAACCTCTCCAAGAATGATCTTTCTCCAAATCCCAAG CCTGAAGTCTTGCATATGATCTACATGAGAGCTTTACAGATAGTATATGGAATTCGACTGGAGCATTTTTACATG ATGCCAGTGAACTCTGAAGTCATGTATCCACATATAATGGAAGGCTTCTTACCAGTCAGCAATCTGTTTATTAATTT GGACTCATTTCTGCCCATCTGTCGGGTGAATGACTTCGAGATTGCTGATATTCTATATCCAA agGCAAAACGGACAAGTCGGTTTTTAAGTGGCATTATCAATTTTATTCACTTCAGAGAAGCATGCCGTGAGACATACATGGAGTTTCTTTGGCAATAT AAATCTTCTGTGGACAAAATGCAGCAGTTAAATACTGCACACCAGGAGGCAATAATGAAATTGGAGAGACTTGA TTCTGTTCCAGTTGAAGAGCAAGCAGAGTTCAAGCAGCTTTCAGATGATATTCAGGAGCTGCAGCAGTCGCTGAATCAAGAGTTTCGTCAAAAAACG ATAGTGCTGCAAGAgggaaattcacaaaagaagTCAGATATTTCAGAAAAAACCAAGCGTTTg AATGAACTAAAATTGTCAGTGGTTTCTTTGAAAGAAGTACAAGAgagtttgaaaacaaaaattgtggattctccagagaagcttaagaattataaagaaaaaatgaaagatacaGTCCAGAAGCTTAAGAATTCCAGA caaGAAGTGATGGAAAAGTATGAAATCTATCGAGACTCTGTTGACTGCCTGCCTTCATGTCAGCTGGAGGTGCAGCtatatcaaaagaaaatacaggacCTTGCAGATAATAGGGAAAAATTAACCACTATCTTAAAGGAG AGCCTGAACTTAGAGGACAAAATTGAGAGTGATGAGTCAGAACTGAAGAAATTGAAGACTGAagaaaattcctttaaaagaCTGAtgattgtgaagaaggaaaaacttGCCACAGCACAGTTCAGAATAAATAAGAAGCATGAGGATGTCAAGCAGTACAAACGCACTGTGATTGA AGATTGCAATAAAGTTCAAGAAAAAAGAGGTGCTGTCTATGAGCGAGTAACCACAATTAATCAAGAaatccaaaaaattaaatttggaatTCAACAACTAAAAGATGCTGCTGAAAGGGAGAAACTGAAGTCTCAG GTTTCATGTTATTTATTTCCACCTTGA